A segment of the Sphingobacterium oryzagri genome:
CGCTTTACAATGCTAATGGTGATCGTGGTGGTGCGGTAGACAGAACGTGGAATACCATTGCGCATTACAATATGAATCCGGGCGGCTGGAACGGTTGGTGTACTTTATCGGATTACTACGATAAGTTTGCTGCTGGCGACGAGCGTCGGGGCATTTACTACGAATATGCGGCCGATACAACGGGTAACCGAACACGTAATTACCGCCGTCAAAATGTAGGCTTTTTTGTTGGTCAACAATACAACTGGAGTACCAACAGGCCACTAATGGCTCGTAATCCTTCCAACGCGCCGTTGTCATTCACCAGAGAAGTGACTATTCGCACGTCTGGCGCTACACTCGAAGTTGCGGGTATTCGGCCGATGAAGTATGCATTTGATTACGCCGTGGTGGGCCAGCGGAACAACGATTGGGTGGTTTTTCGATATGCCGATGTGTTGCTGATGAAAGCAGAAGCCATACTACGCGGAGGCACAGGATCTGCCGCTGAAGCATTGACCCTGGTCAACAGTATACGCACAAATCGTAGTGCAGCCGCATTTACAAGTCTGACCTTAGATAATCTGCTGGATGAGCGTGCTCGCGAACTGTATTGGGAAGGCTGGCGCCGACAAGATTTAATACGATTTGGTAAATTTCTGGAGCCGTGGCAAGAGAAAGCAGCCGATTCAGATCCTCGGACCTTAGTTTATCCAATTCCGAGTCAGCAGATCGCCGTAAATCCTAACCTGGTGCAAAATCCTGGATATTAACGCTATTATCATGCTAGTAAAAAGCCTCATAACCAACGTTATGGGGCTTTTTTATGAGCAGGACAATTTCTTCGCAGCAGTTCCTAATTCGATGCTGACAGTAACAGACCGTAGTAAATTCTGGTTGTACAATAAGGGATTCATTGCCGGGAATAAACGATTATTTATCCGCTTTCAATAACACCGTTGATTGAGCAAACGCTAGCTATAAGGGATTTTAAAATCAGTAAACGAAGAAAAGGGATCAATATAGCGTATCGCCATATTTGATTTGAATATCGACATTTGTGTTTTTGTGGCTGGAAATTTTGGGCTATTTATCAAATGTAGAGAAGAATCTAAGCACTTTACGAAACATCGAACAGCGTTCTTGATTAGGAAATATTGTTGTCGCGGCGGGTTGTAAAATTTGCACAGTGCTTCGCTTTATCCAACACGCTGATTTGTAGGTTTAAAATAAGGGTACATGGGTATGTCAGTTCGTTTACCATGGTCGAAAACAAGCTCCCTAAACAGCAGGCAATGATAAAATTTCTACGCCTTTCGTTTATAAGAGATTAACGGGCGTATTTTAAACGCTTAGTAAGGTATGTACGGTGTCCCGCTCAACTAGGCAACACCATCTAACTTAACCACATCCTGAACGACCGATAGCACGTCATAAATATCAAAAGGCTTAGCAATAAATTTATCAGCTCCCGCTTCCATAGCGACTTGTTGACCATTCACACTAGCCGAAATGCACAAAATATATACATCGTTATATTTTTCTTGTTCACGCAGTCGTCGTACGATTGCATCGCCTGGCATGTTTGGCATCCAAAGATCAATGATAAGGAGCGCAGGTTGTGAATTTTCGAGTCGAGGAAGTAATTTGGCGCTGTTCGATTCCGTTTCCACACTTGCCCCCGTACTCTCTACAATCATTTCCAACATACTTAATATTCCATCGTCATCGTCACATATCACCACCTTACTCTTATCCTGAACCATAATTATTCGCTTTTAACCTATAATTTAACGTACCATTTTTTACATTTTATCAAATCTTAGACCAGTTATTTTATTAAAGTAGTATAATAATAATTTCAGGTATTTTTCGTTGTACAATCGTTTGCATTCTTTGCAATTAGCGTGTTTTTACGGGTAGTTTTTTATGCGTCAGCCTCGACGTTGGTTGTATCGCAAATAGGATAATGGAATGTTTACGTCTCAACAGCAGCAATTTTAAGTACAATGCTACCTAACTATCTTTTAAAAAAAGCTGTGATAACTTTCCATTTTATTTCGCCTGGATCATATCCTCTCCCGCCGTCAAGCTTTTTCGTTCATACTTAAAAAAAATTGCTGGTTATTTAAACTATATAAACTGAAAATCGGTTGTATATTTGTGTATATGATCAATTCATTAGAGGGGATTTTAGAGATTTTATCTTTTAGTCCAGAAGCTACCGCCATATATGATAACCAAGATTTGCGTATCGCGTATGCGAATGGCAAGATGTTGGAGTTATGGGGGCGCGAGGATGATATAGTTGGCAGAAATTTTAGCAACGTTTTCCCAGCATTTACGGAACAAGGATTTACCCAGATCTTAAAAGGAGTTTGGCGGGAAGGCAATACGTATAAAGCGGAAGATGTTGCGGTCGATGTTTTGATTAATGATAAACTGGAGCTTTTTCATTTTGATTTCGAATACCGGGCGATTCTACGAAACGGACAGACGTATGCTATTTTACATACCGCAAAAGAGGTCACTGACCGTAAAAAAGCTTTTGCGGCACTGGAAGCGAAAGAAGCACTGCAAAAATCGCTAAACGAGGAGCTTGCGGCCACCAACGAAGAAATCCAGTCTTACGGTGAAGAATATCAAGCCCTAAGCGAAAAATTAAACGAAGCTTTGCTACAATCAGAGCACAGCTACCTCGATTTACAATCGGCCTACAGCAAGCTGGCGCTAGCCGAAGAGAAAGCACGTATCATATTAGACAACGCACCAGTAGCCGTTGGTATTATTGATCCCTATACGTTTTACTTAGAATCTGCAAACAAATTACTGTTGGAAATTTGGTCGACCGACCGGCTTAAGACAGACAAATCCATTCAGCAACAGATCAGCCAATCTGCATGGCTTTTGTTGGAATCGAATCTACGTAGCGTACTTGAGAGCGGAGAAAGTATACGGTTGAATGATGTTAGCATCTTCAAGGGCGATGACGAGCTTACGCCACCGCTCTTTTATAATTTTATTTTTAAGCCCTTACGCGATAAAATGGGCGCCATTATTCGTGTGATGATCGTCGCAAACAATGTGACGGCGCAACGCCATGATAAAGTTGAGGTTGATTATCAACTTGAGCAAGCCAAACTGGCCAGGCTCGCCACAAAATTGGGTGTTTTCGATCTTGATATTTACCAAAATCACTTTTCCTGCGATGAGCGTTGTCGGGAAATTCTTTCCTTATCCGCAGGCAGTGACATTGATTATGAGGATGATTTCCTCGACAAAATCCATCCCGATGACAAAGATCGGGTTTTAAGCGAAATCATGCGATCTTTTGAAAATGCCGACGCGCAGGGACAATTTGTATCTACCTTGCGGGTTACCGTTGAAGAAGGCGCAGCAGACCTCTGGATCCAACTTTACGGGCAGGTTTATTTTAATGAAAAAAGACAGGCTACCCGATTTATCGGCACGATAAAAGATGTGAGCGAAGCCACCCGTTTGCGGCATGATCTGGAACGAAGCGAACGAAACCTTATTGACGCGAATGACGAACTTGCTGCTACATTGGAAGAACTTACGGCATCTAACGAAGAGATTCAAGCCACCAATGAAGAGCTTATTCAAGCGCAAGAAATGAGCGAAGAGTATTACAATAAACTTCAGCACATTAATGAGCGACTTTCGGAAAGTGAAGAGCGGCTTCATGTAGCTATAGCCGGTGCTGAGCTGGGTATTTGGGATGTTGATCTCGTGCACGGCATCGTTAATTGGGACGAACGCACACGCGCGCTGTTTGGATTGTCAGCCGATGAACAGATTATGCACAGCGAAATTTGGAACAATGTGCATCCCGAAGATTTTGAGCGCGTACAAGCAGAAGTCAAACGATCGAAAGATGTGCGTTCAAAAGGCATATTCAATAGTCAATTTCGCACGAGTGAGCGTGAAAATCAGGGAAGTAAATGGCTGCAACTTAAGGGTAAAGTACATTTTGATTCGCAAGATAAGCCGATACGGTTTTCAGGAACAGTATTAGATATTACCGAGCGCGTTCTGGCGCAGCAGCAAGCAGATGCCTTCAATTTAGTGATTGAAAAACGCGATATCGAACAGCGTATGATTGTGGAAGCGGGAGGTATCGGAACATTTACCTACGATATGCAAACCAAAGTCGTTACCACCAATGCGCTTATGCGCAAGCACCTGTTTTTGGATACTTATCGCGAACTCTATACCGACAAGATTTTTAAATACCATATCGGCGATAAGCCAAGCTCCACGGCTACCTTATTGCTAAATACCATTATCGAAGAAACCTCGTTTGACACCGAGTTTCAATTGGTTGCCGAGCAAAGTAAAAACAGCAAATGGCTACGTGCTATCGGTCAAAAGGTGACCAATGCAGACGGTGGAGAAGTGGTATACGGTGTCATGATAGATATCACCGCACAAAAGCTGGAAGAAAAACGTAAGCTTGACTTTTTGGGTATCGTAAGTCACGAACTCAAGTCTCCCCTCACCTCGCTTTCCGGCTACCTGCAAATTCTGGAAGTAAAGTCGCGAAAAATCAAGGAAGAGCAATTTGGATCGTTATTGAGTAGTGCTAACCGACAAACAAGCCGCATCAAATTGTTGATAGAAGGCTTCCTGGACGTGGCGCGCTACGGCGAAGGCAAATTAAAGTTGCAGGCAAAGCATTTCGACATGGGGCATTTATTTGACGAAATCGAAAAAACGTATCTGGAAACCATCGCCACACACCGATTGGTTTTTGACCTGGATTTCCAAGGCGATTTGTACGCGGATAAAGACAAGATCGAACAGGTTTTGATCAACTTGATCAACAATGCTATCAAGTATGCGCCAAGCGATACGACGATTACCATAAGCGCCATTTCGAAGGGAGATAATATTCATGTCGACGTGCGTGATGAAGGTCCGGGCATTAAGCCGGAAGATCAGGAAAAGATTTTTGATCGTTTTTACCGCGTAGAAAACGATAGTACGGAGCTGATCAGTGGTTTTGGTATCGGATTGTACATCTGTCAGGAGATCGTTAAGCTGCACGGCGGCAAGATAGGCGTAGCAAGTCAGTTAAGCAACGGAACCACATTTTGGTTTGAAATCCCCTTGCTTTCAGCAAAATAGTTTTTTAACGCGCAAAAGCTGATCAGTTGATGCAGCAGAAAAAAAAGAGACAACTACTTAAATAGATGCAATAATTTTGTTCTCATCTATCTTCTGCTGAATAATAGGCCATCGAGACTACTTTTATGTTTTATAAGTGGTCCATACTCCATTCCCAAACACTGTGGTATCGGTTGATACGCTCTACATAGTCTAAAAAATCACGATAAAAAGGGTGCTGGCCGATGGTACTGGAATCCCCTATCACGATCAACTTCTTTCGCGCCCGCGTCATCGCCACATTCATTCGTCGCACATCCGCTAAAAATCCGATTTGTTGCGCACTGTTGCTGCGTGTCAGACTGATGTAGATGATATCTTTCTCCTGCCCCTGAAAGCTGTCGATCGTATTGATTTGAATGGGAGCGCTGTATGCGACAATTTCCGTATCTTCCTTTATCATTTCTTTCAACAAAGTCGCTTGTCCGCGATACGGAGCAATAATACCTATACTGGGCATGTCTGTCAACGGGTAGTCCTGACTTAAGGTGCTTAATAGCGAATGAAGATGCCGCCTTAAAAAAGCAGCTTCTTCTTGATTCGAGATTGCACTTTCCAGTTGCGTTTCCTCGAAACCGGCGCCTGCCGTATCGATAAATAACAGCGGCTCTTCGTCATTTAACAAGCTACGGTCGGCAACCAACGGCGCCGCTTGCAAACGATTATCGTAAAATGCTGCCGATGGAAACGTCATAATCTGCGTATGCATGCGATATTGCACATTAAGCAAGGAAACATGTTCGGGATAGCGCGCTACAAGTTTTTCAAACAAGGTATGATAAAGTCCTTCGTTGCTGCGCTGGCTTGATTTTACCGTGGGCGGAAGCTGGCAATGATCGCCAGCCAAAATAAGGTTTTCTGCTTTAAGGATCGGTATCCAGCAAGCCGGTTCGAGTGCTTGTGCAGCTTCATCGATAATAACGGTTTCGTACCGCCTGTCACGAATCGTATAATGATTGGCACCGACCAATGTAGCCGTAATGACCTGCACCTTATCCAGCACATCCGCTATCATAAAATCTTGTATGCGATCAATCTCTTTGCGCAGCTTTCGTGCTTCATCAAATAAGGCTTTCCGCTGTTCCCGTTCCAGTTTACCAAAATTGCGCTTATACTTGTGCCCCATATCGGTGTATGCGCGAGCCTGCTTTTCCAGCGTTTTAGCTTCTTTGTTGGCAGCGTGGTTTTCCACCTTTGCGTCCAGGGTGAGCGATTGGATATGTTCAGATATTTTGACCGGATTACCCATACGAACAACAGCAATGCCCAAAGCATCTAGACGCTCGGTTAATACATCAACTGCCGTATTGCTGGGCGCGACGAGCAAAAGTTGTTGCTTTTTGTTTTTTAATAAAGCTTGAACGGCATGAATCAACGTCGTGGTTTTGCCTGTGCCGGGAGGCCCATGCAGAATATTGACCGATTGGCCACCCAGGATAGCCTGAATCGCTTGATTTTGGCTGGCGTTAAGATCCGGATGTTGATAGACTGGCTGTGTAATTTGTGGCGGTATGGAATCAACACCCAGCAACTGCCGAATAAGTTGTCCATGTTGTCGATCTTCCAACAATTCTTTGGCCTGCTTTAGCGCAATACGCATTTCTTTGTAGGAGTTCTCATCGAATAAAAGATCGACGCCCAATTTGCCGCGCCGACTCCAATCGGGAAGTTCATCTACTTTAAAAGCGATACGCATGCTATCCCGACTTACAAAAGCAATAACGCCATCGATACGATCATGCTGCGCGTCGTGGTTAGAAAATAAAGAAACTGGCATACCAAACCGAAACTTGTGCCCTTCGCCCAAATTATTCGTTTTGCTCACCGTGATCGTTAGATAATCTCCTCTTCCCAATTCGCTGTTGCTGATCGCTATGGGAAACCAGCTGACGCCTTGCACACGACGTTCGTTCAGTGTGCTGCGTAGCAGCAACGCTTCGTGTTGCGCTTTATCATATTGCTGCTCGGCCGCTAACAGGGCGTTGAGCTCGTCAAAATAGGTCATGTACTAAACTTCGTAAAATAAAATAAAAGCTGCATGTCTTATCGTGTCATAGCGGCAGCACGATGATCGTCCGCGCAAAATAAGAATGCTCCTTATCGCCTAAACAATAAGGAGCACATTCTATGCGTATATCATGCTAGCTTAATTGTAAAGCTGCTTGCGAGCGACGACGCACTTCTTCGCAAAGCACAGCGTCATCGTTAAGCTTTTTCCCCCAGGAAGGAATCATTTCGCGCAATTTCTTGCGGTAAGCGTCGGATTTAGCACGTTCCGGGAAGCATCTTTTTAATAAATTGATCATAATAGCGACCGACGTGGATGCCCCTGGTGAAGCGCCTAAAAGTGCCGCGATAGAACCATCTGCACTCGAAACCACCTCTGTTCCAAATTCCAGAATGCCGCCATGTTTTGGGTCTTTTTTGATAACCTGCACGCGTTGTCCGGCAATCTCGATGCCCCAATCTTCTAATTTTGCCGTTGGCATAAATTGTTTCAACGCATCCAGCTTATCCGACGGACTTTTCATGACCTCTGTGATTAAGTATTTCGTTAAATCCAGATTATCAAGACCGGCAGAAATCATCGGCCGAATATTAGATAACTTAATGGATGCTGGAAGATCAAAATAAGATCCTTTTTTCAAAAATTTTGTCGAGAATCCGGCATAAGGACCAAACAACAATGCTTGTTCACCATCGATATAGCGCGTGTCTAGATGTGGGACAGACATCGGCGGCGCACCAACCGAAGCTTTGCCATATACTTTAGCGTTGTGTTTCTGGATAATATCCTTGTTTTTACAGCGCAGCCATTGTCCGCCTACCGGAAAACCGCCGTAGCCTTTAGCTTCCGGAATGCCGGATTTCTCCAATAGCAATAACGAGTGGCCACCAGCGCCTATAAACACAAACTTGGCCTTTATTTTACGTTTCTCGCCGTTATTCAGGTCTTTTATTTCAATTTCCCAACGGGCGTCATCTTCACGCTTGATATCACGCACCTCTTGATTCAGGGAAAGGGTAATGTTTTCTTTTGTTTGTAAATGTTGCACCAAATCACGGGTTAATGTACCAAAATTTACATCCGTACCCATATCCACGCGCGTTGCCGCAATCTTTTCCTCGTTATCACGATTTTCCATCATTAATGGTATCCAATTGCTCAGCGTGGCTTTATCTTCGGTATATTCCATGCCCTTAAACAGGGTTTCCTTTTCCATGGTTTCGAAACGTGTACGAAGGAAGTTGACATCTTTCTCACCAAACACGGCGCTCATATGGGGTACCTGGCGAATAAACTCGCTCGGGTTTTTTAAAATATCCTGCTCGACAAGGTAGGTCCAAAACTGTTTTGAAATCTCAAACTGCTCAGCAATATCAATCGCTTTTGCAATCTTGACACTGCCATCTGCCTGCTCGGGTGTATAATTCAACTCGCATAAGGCGGAGTGCCCTGTGCCAGCGTTATTCCATGCATCAGAACTTTCTGCAGCAACGAGGTCTAAACGTTCAACAATTTCAATATTGATGTCAGGACTAAGCTCATTGATTAAGGTTCCCAATGTGGCGCTCATAATACCTGCACCGATCAAAACAACATCGACTTCAGATTTTTTAGTTTTCTTACCCATGATTTATAAATTCCGTACAAAATTAACATTCGAATCGGTTTTCACAGAATCAAAATGTCAAAATTCTTTCATTATTCCTATCATTTTTTCAACAATAAGGCCAGCTTTGGCAGAGCTTCGTGATACGTGGCTTGATTCAATAAGCGGCTACGCTGAGGCGCATAGAAAATAAATTGTGGTATTTTCTGAAATATTTAACACTTTTGTGGATTAATAAAAAAGGAAACTCGCAGTACAAATGAAATTATTAGAAGGCAAAACAGCTCTGGTTACAGGAGCATCCAAAGGCATCGGCAGAAAAATTGCGGAGGTTTTTGCTCAACACGGAGCGAATGTTGCATTTACGTATTTATCTTCTGTAGAGAAGGGACAGGCTTTGGAAACAGAGCTTCAAGCGTTTGGAACGAAAGTTATCGGTTACCGCTCTGATGCGTCACAATTTGCAGAGGCTGAAAAATTGATTGAAAATATTGTTGCCGACTTTGGTACCATCGATGTAGTGGTCAACAATGCTGGTATTACGAAAGATGGTTTGTTGATGCGCATGACCGAAGAAAATTGGGATGATGTGATCAATATCAACCTAAAATCGGTGTTTAACGTGACCAAAGCAGCTTCTAAAGTGATGATGAAAAACCGCAAAGGTTCGTTTATCAATATGAGCTCGGTGGTTGGCGTGCAGGGAAATGCTGGTCAGGCAAACTATGCAGCTTCTAAAGCCGGTATCATCGGTTTCTCCAAATCTGTGGCCAAAGAATTAGGCTCTAGAAATATCCGCACAAATGTGGTGGCGCCCGGTTTTATTCGTACAGAAATGACTGAAGTGCTTGATCAAAAGGTTGTTGCAGGCTGGGAAGCAAACATTCCGTTGAAGCGCGCTGGCGAAACAGAAGATATCGCTAATGCTTGCTTGTTTTTAGCATCTGATCTTTCGGCTTATATCACCGGACAGGTTATTCCTGTTGATGGTGGTATGTTATAGGCTAAACATATTCTTTTTTTAGAAAACGGGATAGTTTTATAAACTGTCCCGTTTTTCGTTATTCCAGATCATTAGATTTTTTTAACAAGTGACGGAATACAAATATTTCTAAATTCTAAAAGAATGACATCTTTATAGCTATGTGGCTTAATCCGGCGTTCGATCCCTAGCGGATGGCATGTGTATGATCGTACAGTCGCTGTAAAAGTAGGTGACCTCAACAAGGTCGGTGCATACGCTGCTTTTTCTCATTTGCTAAGTCTTCAACTTCCATATCCATCGCTCTTTCAACGGTTAATGGAATACAAATTCTTGTAAAAAAGTAAAAAATGTATACGCCTAGTTTTGATTCCTTATACGCAGAGCGCCAAAATTTTGCCTTATCTTTGCTGTATAACGATGAACGAACAAGCGAACATTTTTTCTATCCAAACGCCGGAGGAATTCAATCAACAGGCCCTTGCGGTGTTTCGTTTTCAGTATCAACATACGGCTATATACCGCGATTATGTCCGGCATCTCGGCATCGATACGGCAGCCATCCAGCATGTTACCCAAATTCCATTTTTGCCAATCGAGTTTTTTAAGACGCAAACCGTCTACGCGGGCGAAGCAGCTCCTGCTGTCGTTTTTAGCAGCTCGGGAACGACTGGCATGGTTACGAGCAAACATGAGGTTGCCGATGTAAGTTGGTATGAAACGAGCTTTCGACAAGCTTTCAAACAGTTTTACGGTGCGGTAAGCGATATTGCCATCTTGGCCTTGCTTCCATCCTATTTAGAACGTTCCGGATCATCGCTTATTTACATGGTCGACGACCTGATCAAGCAAAGCAAGCAGCCTGCTTCTGGCTATTTTTTGTATAATCACGCTGAACTTTATGAAACGCTGCACGAATTGAAATCTTCAGGAACGCGTACCATCCTGATCGGCGTAACCTATGCCCTGCTCGATTTTTGCGAACAATATACCCTCGACTTTCCCGAGTTGATTGTTATGGAAACCGGCGGCATGAAAGGAAAACGAAAGGAAATGATACGGGAGGAGCTGCACGCTATTTTAGCAGATAGCTTTGGCGTGAAGCAGATACATGCAGAATATGGCATGACCGAATTGCTCTCGCAAGCCTACTCATCAGGCGCCGGACGATTTTTTACGCCGCCGTGGATGCAGATCCTGATGCGCGACACCAATGATCCGCTTACTTTGCTGGACAATCAGCAAACCGGCGCGATAAACGTAATCGACTTAGCCAACTATTATACTTGCTCGTTTATTGCCACTCAAGATTTGGGAAAACGCCATGACGATGGCAGTTTTGAAATACTCGGCCGATTTGATAACAGCGATATCCGCGGTTGTAACCTGCTGGTGCAGTAATCGGATATTAACTATCTACTAGCAAATGGTTTAAATAATAGCGAGCGCTATAAATTAGCGCCCGCATAAGTCAATTTTACTATGCCGTCGGCGCATTGGTATCGTTAGCCGCTGGCGCAATGGCATTTGGCAACGGCACTTGCTCCACTAAAAAAATATTTTCATCGGGAAGCAATTCCAGTTGCGTGCTAAGGCTTTCATAGTTACGAATAAGCTGAATAAGTAAGATAGCCGCCAAAATAGAAGTACCATGATAGGCCAGCGTTAAATAACTGGAATCCAAAAGCGTATTCACCGAACTATCGTCACGCGTCATACGCGAAGCGATATTGCTCAGTATATTTGATACAATCCACAACGTCCACCAAATACCCATTACAGACTTTGCCAGCGGTTGTGGATACGTGATATCACGTTCTTCGTACAATTCTACAGTCTTATTAAACAAATCGCGGAAAATTTGGAATGGTCTCACTAAATTCACAAACGGAATAAACCAGGCTCCTGCAGCCATGCCCTCGGAGAAACGCAGATAGCTGGTTTTTTGATGCAGGTTGTAGTAGCTGCGTCTAAACCATAAGATAAAGGAAACGATTGTTCCGATAATCGCGCTGAAATAAAGTAATGCAACAACGCCTTCCCGCGTATCATTGCTACTTGCCATCTCCTCGCTCACGACCTCGCCAGCGGAAACACTTTTTAAAAGATCGATTTGCAGGATGGTAGAATAGATGCTCACCAGCGAAAAAACAATGCATAAAACAAGCATCAGCTGTGCAGCGCGCGCACGGGAAAATGTAGGTCGAATAGAATTCATGGGTTAATAATTAAATTGATTTGATTGCTCTAATATAGCTATTTTGTGGAATTAATACCGTAAAATATAATACCAAGCCGCCTTTACACAGCCTGCTAAAGCTTTTTTATTAACTATGTAGCTTTCAAAAAACCGGTAGGTTGTTACGGCTGGAATTTTGGCTGCTGCAGATGAATCTTTTAGCGGTGTTTTTTACTGCAAACTTCGATCAGAAAAAGTGTCGCCGAGACTAAAATCACCAGTTTCGTAACCTTTTTTGAACCAAAACACCCGCTGTTGCGACGTGCCGTGCGTAAACGACTCGGGATTTACCTGTCCTTGTGCTTGCTCTTGCAGACGATCATCGCCGACAGCAGCGGCGGCCGTCATACCATCCCGAATATCTTCGTAAGTAAGTTCAATATTACTCACCCGCTGCACATGGTGTGCCCAAACGCCAGCGTAAAAATCTGCCTGCAATTCGGTCATCACAGAAAGTTTATTGGCAGCGCGTTCGTTCAATTTACTACGTCGCGCATTCGTTTCTGCCAAGGTGCCTACCAGCTGCTGGATATGATGTCCTACTTCATGCGCAATAACATAAGCAAGCGCAAATTCTCCCTTTGCACCGTAGCGCTGCGACAGCTCATCGCTAAAGCTTAGATCAAGGTAGATTTTCTGGTCGCCCGGACAATAGAATGGTCCGTACGCCGATCTTCCCATGCCACAACCCGCTGTTTCTGTTGATCCGTTATAAACGGTCAACGTAGGTTTTTGATAAACCTGGCCCTGTTCTTCAAAAATCGCCGTCCATACGTCATCCGTGCTGGTTAACACCACATCCGCAAACGCAATCAGATTATCTTCTTTCGGCGTAGACTGATAGGCTTCGCCGTTTGCTTCACCGCCTTGTTGCGTTTGTTCTTGCAATTGCTGAAGCAATTGTTGCGGATCACCGCCCATAAATAAACCGATCAACAACACGATCACACCAGCCACACCGCCCAATGTCAATTTCTGACCGCCACTCATGCCGCGTTTGTCTTCCAAATTACCGCCTCTTCGGCCGTCCTGCCATTTCATAATTTAATCGAATTTAATAATCAATATTACGAAATATTTCTCAAGTTTGAATAGCGGACAAACCCGTTTAAATGACCTACTTTTCGTATTTTCGCCAAAAATAACACAAGATGTCTTTAGAAACTCTACTTGCAGAACGCAGCGGCACGAGCTGTGAGCTCTGCAAGCGCCAT
Coding sequences within it:
- a CDS encoding response regulator, giving the protein MVQDKSKVVICDDDDGILSMLEMIVESTGASVETESNSAKLLPRLENSQPALLIIDLWMPNMPGDAIVRRLREQEKYNDVYILCISASVNGQQVAMEAGADKFIAKPFDIYDVLSVVQDVVKLDGVA
- a CDS encoding ATP-binding protein, with product MINSLEGILEILSFSPEATAIYDNQDLRIAYANGKMLELWGREDDIVGRNFSNVFPAFTEQGFTQILKGVWREGNTYKAEDVAVDVLINDKLELFHFDFEYRAILRNGQTYAILHTAKEVTDRKKAFAALEAKEALQKSLNEELAATNEEIQSYGEEYQALSEKLNEALLQSEHSYLDLQSAYSKLALAEEKARIILDNAPVAVGIIDPYTFYLESANKLLLEIWSTDRLKTDKSIQQQISQSAWLLLESNLRSVLESGESIRLNDVSIFKGDDELTPPLFYNFIFKPLRDKMGAIIRVMIVANNVTAQRHDKVEVDYQLEQAKLARLATKLGVFDLDIYQNHFSCDERCREILSLSAGSDIDYEDDFLDKIHPDDKDRVLSEIMRSFENADAQGQFVSTLRVTVEEGAADLWIQLYGQVYFNEKRQATRFIGTIKDVSEATRLRHDLERSERNLIDANDELAATLEELTASNEEIQATNEELIQAQEMSEEYYNKLQHINERLSESEERLHVAIAGAELGIWDVDLVHGIVNWDERTRALFGLSADEQIMHSEIWNNVHPEDFERVQAEVKRSKDVRSKGIFNSQFRTSERENQGSKWLQLKGKVHFDSQDKPIRFSGTVLDITERVLAQQQADAFNLVIEKRDIEQRMIVEAGGIGTFTYDMQTKVVTTNALMRKHLFLDTYRELYTDKIFKYHIGDKPSSTATLLLNTIIEETSFDTEFQLVAEQSKNSKWLRAIGQKVTNADGGEVVYGVMIDITAQKLEEKRKLDFLGIVSHELKSPLTSLSGYLQILEVKSRKIKEEQFGSLLSSANRQTSRIKLLIEGFLDVARYGEGKLKLQAKHFDMGHLFDEIEKTYLETIATHRLVFDLDFQGDLYADKDKIEQVLINLINNAIKYAPSDTTITISAISKGDNIHVDVRDEGPGIKPEDQEKIFDRFYRVENDSTELISGFGIGLYICQEIVKLHGGKIGVASQLSNGTTFWFEIPLLSAK
- a CDS encoding AAA domain-containing protein, translating into MTYFDELNALLAAEQQYDKAQHEALLLRSTLNERRVQGVSWFPIAISNSELGRGDYLTITVSKTNNLGEGHKFRFGMPVSLFSNHDAQHDRIDGVIAFVSRDSMRIAFKVDELPDWSRRGKLGVDLLFDENSYKEMRIALKQAKELLEDRQHGQLIRQLLGVDSIPPQITQPVYQHPDLNASQNQAIQAILGGQSVNILHGPPGTGKTTTLIHAVQALLKNKKQQLLLVAPSNTAVDVLTERLDALGIAVVRMGNPVKISEHIQSLTLDAKVENHAANKEAKTLEKQARAYTDMGHKYKRNFGKLEREQRKALFDEARKLRKEIDRIQDFMIADVLDKVQVITATLVGANHYTIRDRRYETVIIDEAAQALEPACWIPILKAENLILAGDHCQLPPTVKSSQRSNEGLYHTLFEKLVARYPEHVSLLNVQYRMHTQIMTFPSAAFYDNRLQAAPLVADRSLLNDEEPLLFIDTAGAGFEETQLESAISNQEEAAFLRRHLHSLLSTLSQDYPLTDMPSIGIIAPYRGQATLLKEMIKEDTEIVAYSAPIQINTIDSFQGQEKDIIYISLTRSNSAQQIGFLADVRRMNVAMTRARKKLIVIGDSSTIGQHPFYRDFLDYVERINRYHSVWEWSMDHL
- a CDS encoding malate:quinone oxidoreductase; its protein translation is MGKKTKKSEVDVVLIGAGIMSATLGTLINELSPDINIEIVERLDLVAAESSDAWNNAGTGHSALCELNYTPEQADGSVKIAKAIDIAEQFEISKQFWTYLVEQDILKNPSEFIRQVPHMSAVFGEKDVNFLRTRFETMEKETLFKGMEYTEDKATLSNWIPLMMENRDNEEKIAATRVDMGTDVNFGTLTRDLVQHLQTKENITLSLNQEVRDIKREDDARWEIEIKDLNNGEKRKIKAKFVFIGAGGHSLLLLEKSGIPEAKGYGGFPVGGQWLRCKNKDIIQKHNAKVYGKASVGAPPMSVPHLDTRYIDGEQALLFGPYAGFSTKFLKKGSYFDLPASIKLSNIRPMISAGLDNLDLTKYLITEVMKSPSDKLDALKQFMPTAKLEDWGIEIAGQRVQVIKKDPKHGGILEFGTEVVSSADGSIAALLGASPGASTSVAIMINLLKRCFPERAKSDAYRKKLREMIPSWGKKLNDDAVLCEEVRRRSQAALQLS
- the fabG gene encoding 3-oxoacyl-[acyl-carrier-protein] reductase, whose protein sequence is MKLLEGKTALVTGASKGIGRKIAEVFAQHGANVAFTYLSSVEKGQALETELQAFGTKVIGYRSDASQFAEAEKLIENIVADFGTIDVVVNNAGITKDGLLMRMTEENWDDVININLKSVFNVTKAASKVMMKNRKGSFINMSSVVGVQGNAGQANYAASKAGIIGFSKSVAKELGSRNIRTNVVAPGFIRTEMTEVLDQKVVAGWEANIPLKRAGETEDIANACLFLASDLSAYITGQVIPVDGGML